In a genomic window of Pedobacter sp. KBS0701:
- a CDS encoding SusC/RagA family TonB-linked outer membrane protein, which translates to MKLFIILMTVLCVQVSALAFSQNISINQRNVPLVRVLKEIKRQSGYFFLYDADLIEKQSKPVTIDLKNAEIKEVLNQVLKTQPFSWEIKENTILIMPIAKSNNTKAIDVSGKIVDEKDNPMPGASVKVKGQPAVSVTDNNGNFVIRNVDENAVLVISYIGYTDREVAAKSQLGTLKLSLSAGTLNDVVVTGYTSYKKTQSAAASSLVTSDKINQVPGLTLDQILQGRVPGMSVISTSGQPGTSASVVIRGIGTINGVRGPLIILDGVPIEAGYFQTINPDDIESATVLKDASATALYGSRGANGVIVYTTKKGKAGSVSVSYNSQYGFSNLSRPNFVMMNTSERLQFEEEIGLTGVNIGPGWTYSPKNPSYAAGTAASRGRADFILDSLRQINTDWRDIFFRKGKFQEQQVSISGGNDKLRFYNSLNYYSQEGVAVNTGLNRYALRSNLDFNDDKFSGAVNVSLGYSQSTFIDGEGATTAGTPMSAVYYALPYEKPYAFDGTLVHPGISSLPKYNILDQREGTLALERLLNSSNKTDQFKAIVGGSFAYQILPSLKATTRFGIDYRNSSDENYVNPNSYYGSRSVANTLGGKGRLDEISRRNFGIVSTSGLTFAKTFDSKHDVEFSALYEYIYNDYKSFGYRGFGIDDRLPETPAGITVSTVFLPSLSGSKTRNAMASFMGIGRYTYDRKYTLTGSYRYDGSTTVVEKNKWHGFYSVGANWNAKQEDYLKNLEIISDLSVRVSYGTAASPFGGNFDYQQAYGNTTYGGNVGIRATAAGNIDYDWEYVSTFNAGFDLSLFKSSRLRLSGDFYNKITSNMFINQPPSAVAGYATLPLSSGKMRNRGIEFDVSGDVIKTKDFIWTVGANAGYNKNMILRVSDVTDNFPDGDSRIIKVGLPYGTYFAPDWAGVNPQTGEAQYYNLDGSITTLYNANTQSTTNSGSMYPTFTGGFNTSLSYKGITASALFSFVSNVMRWNNEDFYNENRTYRTSNQSVRMLYNRWQNPGDTGDDAILQRFDIPRNFTSKDIQDASYLRLRNVTIGYTLPKSILEKTKIIKGVKVFVQGQNLFTWTSWRGLDPENNDVFGRFQYPNTRTYTAGINVNF; encoded by the coding sequence ATGAAACTTTTTATTATTCTAATGACGGTTTTATGCGTGCAGGTAAGTGCTTTGGCATTTTCCCAAAACATTAGCATAAACCAAAGGAACGTGCCGCTTGTACGCGTTTTAAAAGAAATTAAACGACAAAGCGGGTATTTCTTCCTGTATGATGCCGATTTAATCGAAAAACAATCGAAACCGGTAACCATCGATCTTAAAAATGCAGAGATCAAAGAGGTACTCAATCAGGTTTTAAAAACTCAGCCATTTAGCTGGGAGATTAAAGAAAATACCATTTTAATTATGCCCATTGCAAAAAGCAACAACACTAAAGCAATTGATGTTAGTGGCAAAATTGTTGATGAAAAAGACAATCCTATGCCAGGTGCTTCAGTAAAAGTTAAGGGCCAACCGGCTGTTTCAGTTACCGATAATAATGGAAATTTTGTCATCAGAAATGTTGATGAAAATGCCGTTCTGGTTATTTCTTATATTGGTTATACGGATAGGGAAGTAGCAGCCAAAAGCCAGTTGGGAACTCTTAAATTAAGTTTGTCGGCTGGTACATTAAATGATGTTGTAGTAACAGGTTATACCAGTTATAAAAAAACGCAATCTGCAGCAGCAAGTTCTCTGGTTACTTCCGATAAAATTAATCAGGTTCCGGGTTTAACTTTAGATCAGATCTTGCAGGGGCGTGTGCCGGGCATGAGCGTTATCTCAACTTCAGGCCAGCCAGGTACAAGTGCATCTGTTGTAATTAGAGGAATCGGTACCATTAATGGTGTTAGGGGGCCACTGATTATATTGGATGGCGTACCTATCGAGGCAGGCTATTTCCAAACCATTAACCCTGATGATATAGAATCAGCAACAGTGCTAAAAGATGCATCAGCTACCGCTTTATATGGTTCGAGGGGGGCTAACGGGGTAATTGTTTATACCACTAAAAAAGGCAAGGCAGGTAGTGTTTCTGTAAGCTATAATTCACAGTATGGTTTTTCTAATCTGAGCAGGCCAAACTTTGTAATGATGAATACCAGTGAGCGTTTACAGTTTGAAGAAGAAATTGGCTTAACAGGGGTGAACATTGGCCCGGGATGGACATATTCTCCGAAAAACCCATCTTACGCAGCAGGAACGGCAGCATCAAGAGGCCGCGCAGATTTTATTTTAGATAGTTTAAGGCAGATTAATACCGATTGGAGAGATATCTTTTTCAGAAAAGGTAAGTTTCAGGAACAACAGGTGAGTATTAGCGGTGGTAATGATAAACTGCGTTTTTATAACTCATTAAATTATTACAGCCAGGAAGGTGTCGCCGTAAATACAGGCCTTAACCGCTATGCACTCAGAAGTAATTTAGACTTTAATGATGATAAATTTAGTGGGGCCGTGAACGTATCATTAGGTTATTCTCAATCTACTTTTATTGATGGAGAAGGCGCTACTACGGCAGGCACACCAATGTCTGCAGTTTATTATGCATTGCCTTATGAGAAACCCTATGCCTTCGATGGTACGCTGGTGCATCCAGGTATTAGTAGTCTGCCTAAGTATAATATTTTGGATCAGCGTGAAGGAACCCTGGCCCTGGAACGTTTGCTAAATTCCAGTAATAAAACCGATCAGTTTAAAGCCATAGTTGGCGGTTCATTTGCTTATCAGATTTTACCATCATTAAAGGCAACTACCAGATTTGGTATCGATTATAGAAATTCATCAGATGAAAACTATGTTAATCCAAATTCTTATTACGGCTCTAGATCTGTTGCAAATACCCTGGGTGGAAAAGGCCGTTTAGATGAGATTAGCCGTAGAAATTTTGGCATAGTATCTACAAGTGGTTTAACCTTTGCTAAAACATTTGATAGTAAACACGATGTTGAATTTTCGGCATTGTACGAGTATATATACAATGACTATAAATCTTTCGGTTACAGAGGGTTTGGTATAGATGATCGCTTACCGGAAACACCTGCTGGCATAACCGTAAGCACGGTTTTCTTACCATCACTTTCCGGAAGTAAAACACGAAATGCCATGGCATCATTTATGGGCATTGGCCGTTATACCTACGATCGTAAATATACTTTAACCGGAAGCTACCGTTATGATGGTTCTACAACTGTTGTCGAAAAAAATAAATGGCATGGTTTCTATTCTGTAGGTGCCAATTGGAATGCTAAACAGGAAGATTATCTTAAAAATTTAGAAATTATCTCAGATCTGAGTGTTAGGGTAAGTTACGGAACTGCAGCAAGTCCATTTGGCGGCAATTTCGATTACCAGCAAGCCTACGGTAATACTACCTATGGCGGTAATGTTGGGATTAGGGCAACTGCCGCAGGTAATATAGATTACGACTGGGAGTACGTAAGTACATTTAATGCTGGTTTCGACCTGAGTTTGTTTAAAAGCAGCAGATTACGTTTGAGTGGCGATTTCTATAATAAAATTACCAGCAATATGTTCATCAATCAGCCTCCATCGGCCGTTGCAGGTTATGCAACTTTGCCTTTAAGTTCGGGTAAAATGAGAAACAGGGGTATCGAATTTGACGTTAGCGGAGATGTAATTAAAACCAAAGATTTTATATGGACAGTTGGCGCTAATGCAGGCTACAATAAAAACATGATTTTACGCGTGAGCGATGTAACTGATAATTTCCCTGATGGAGATTCGAGAATTATAAAAGTTGGATTGCCTTATGGAACTTATTTTGCGCCAGATTGGGCAGGTGTAAACCCGCAGACCGGAGAGGCTCAATATTATAACCTTGATGGCAGTATTACTACACTATACAATGCGAATACCCAAAGTACCACAAATTCTGGCAGCATGTACCCGACATTTACCGGTGGATTCAATACCTCATTAAGTTATAAAGGAATAACGGCTTCTGCGCTGTTTTCTTTTGTAAGCAATGTAATGCGTTGGAATAATGAAGATTTCTATAACGAAAACAGGACCTATCGTACCAGTAACCAATCGGTAAGGATGTTGTATAATCGTTGGCAAAACCCCGGCGATACCGGAGATGATGCCATTTTACAAAGATTTGATATCCCTAGAAATTTCACTTCGAAAGATATTCAGGATGCTTCTTATCTAAGATTAAGAAATGTAACTATTGGTTATACTTTACCTAAATCGATCTTGGAAAAAACTAAAATCATCAAAGGTGTTAAAGTATTTGTTCAGGGCCAGAATCTATTTACCTGGACCAGTTGGAGAGGTTTGGATCCTGAAAACAATGATGTTTTCGGACGTTTTCAATATCCAAATACCAGAACGTACACTGCAGGAATTAATGTTAACTTTTAA
- a CDS encoding ABC transporter ATP-binding protein: MAVTGDVYNTGLLKRIFQYVKPYRTVFVWSVILTIMLAAISPVRPFLIKYTLDHYILTGNYSGLVNMTMLMIFMLILQTLIQYNHTLLTNTLGQSVIRDLRINVFNHITKLRLKFFDKTPIGQLITRTVSDLETIADIFSEGLISMIGDSLQVVVIVCVMLYTDWQLSLMVLLPIPLLIMATRKFQKAIKVAFQEIRNEVSNLNTFLQEHITGVSIVQYFAREKQEYRKFYAINKRYRNANIRSNWYYSIFFPVVELISAMSLGLLVWYGAKSILSKPLDVTPGTITQFIMYLGMVFTPIRQLADKFNTLQMGMVGAERVFKVLDTDETTPNEGTQKPAKLDGNIKFEKVWFAYNDENYVLKDLSFEVKSGETVALVGATGAGKSSTINILNRFYEVEKGDIIVDGIRIEDFDLDYLRSNIATVLQDVFLFSDTILNNITLNNPEITLNEVVNAAKKVGAHDFIERLPGGYQYNVMERGATLSAGQAQLISFIRALVHNPAILVLDEATSSVDTETELLIQKAIDNLMEGRTSIVIAHRLSTIQKADQIIVLDKGEIKEKGTHQQLLKLNGYYKKLYDLQFSSKGIAKSS, from the coding sequence ATGGCAGTTACAGGCGACGTATACAACACCGGATTACTGAAACGTATTTTTCAATACGTAAAGCCTTACCGTACCGTGTTTGTGTGGTCGGTTATTTTAACCATTATGCTCGCGGCTATTTCTCCGGTACGTCCGTTTTTAATTAAGTATACGCTTGATCATTATATTTTAACAGGCAATTATTCTGGCCTGGTGAATATGACAATGCTCATGATCTTTATGTTGATTTTACAGACTTTGATCCAATATAATCATACGCTTTTAACCAATACATTAGGTCAATCGGTTATCCGCGATCTGCGGATCAATGTTTTTAACCATATTACGAAACTCCGCCTAAAATTTTTCGATAAAACACCCATTGGCCAGTTAATCACCAGGACAGTTTCAGATTTAGAAACCATTGCGGATATCTTTTCGGAAGGTTTAATCTCCATGATCGGAGATAGTTTGCAGGTGGTGGTAATTGTGTGTGTAATGTTATACACCGATTGGCAATTGAGTTTAATGGTACTTTTACCTATTCCCCTGTTAATCATGGCTACCCGGAAATTTCAGAAAGCCATTAAAGTGGCCTTTCAGGAAATCAGGAATGAAGTATCCAACCTGAATACCTTTTTACAGGAACACATTACAGGCGTATCTATTGTGCAGTATTTTGCGAGGGAGAAACAGGAATACAGGAAATTTTATGCCATTAACAAGCGCTATCGTAATGCCAATATCCGTTCTAACTGGTATTATTCTATCTTTTTTCCTGTGGTGGAATTAATCTCCGCTATGTCATTGGGTTTATTGGTTTGGTATGGTGCAAAAAGTATTCTTTCTAAACCTCTGGATGTAACGCCCGGAACCATTACACAGTTTATCATGTACCTGGGCATGGTGTTTACGCCGATCCGTCAGCTGGCCGATAAATTCAATACTTTGCAGATGGGAATGGTTGGTGCCGAACGTGTTTTTAAAGTTTTAGATACTGATGAAACTACGCCAAATGAAGGAACACAGAAACCAGCAAAGCTGGATGGGAACATCAAATTTGAGAAGGTTTGGTTTGCCTATAATGATGAAAACTATGTGTTGAAAGATTTATCGTTTGAAGTAAAATCAGGCGAAACCGTAGCATTAGTAGGGGCAACCGGAGCGGGTAAATCTTCTACCATCAATATCCTGAACCGCTTTTATGAAGTCGAAAAAGGAGATATTATCGTTGATGGCATCCGTATTGAAGATTTTGACCTGGATTACCTGAGAAGTAATATCGCAACCGTACTCCAGGATGTTTTCCTGTTTTCGGATACGATTTTGAACAACATCACACTCAATAATCCCGAAATTACGCTCAATGAAGTAGTAAATGCAGCCAAAAAGGTAGGTGCGCACGATTTTATAGAACGTTTGCCAGGTGGTTACCAATATAACGTAATGGAAAGAGGAGCAACGCTTTCGGCAGGGCAGGCCCAACTGATCTCTTTTATCCGTGCATTGGTCCACAATCCGGCTATTTTAGTATTGGATGAAGCCACTTCTTCAGTTGACACCGAAACGGAATTATTGATTCAGAAGGCTATTGATAACTTAATGGAGGGGCGTACTTCGATCGTAATCGCCCACCGCCTGTCAACTATTCAGAAAGCCGATCAGATTATTGTGCTGGATAAGGGAGAAATCAAAGAAAAAGGCACACACCAACAGTTATTAAAGTTAAACGGCTATTATAAAAAGCTTTACGATCTGCAATTCTCCTCAAAAGGGATTGCTAAAAGTTCTTAA
- a CDS encoding FecR family protein has protein sequence MIPFNNKKELQKIIQRYVSGTATADEILFVEKYYQYLDKNPNVLDQTDADELAKMGEANLMAIKSKINGIQKPKINPLYKYISAAAILLLISGITFVFLHKTAPLPKNELAGNKVLDILPGTDKAILTLADGSKVILDEHTAANISDTNGLRISRTKNGQLVYTILDQKDLKNASAFNTIQTPKGGQYQVILPDGTRVWLNAASSLKYPEVFVGSQRTVELTGEAYFEVAKNKAKPFHVKNHNQDVEVLGTHFNINSYMDDNTIKTTLLEGSVRVSNGKSTRILKPGEQSVADISGNGSIRLAANVDTDDETAWKNGLFQFNNANLKSILSQLERWYDINIDYSSVPDKKFNGMVPRKAKLSEVLKMLEKTGSIRFEIVDGRNLKVLPEK, from the coding sequence ATGATCCCTTTTAACAATAAAAAAGAACTGCAGAAAATCATTCAACGTTATGTTTCGGGAACAGCAACTGCTGATGAAATTCTTTTTGTAGAAAAATACTATCAATACTTAGATAAGAACCCGAACGTTCTGGATCAAACTGATGCTGATGAATTAGCCAAAATGGGTGAAGCTAATTTAATGGCCATCAAATCTAAAATTAATGGCATACAAAAGCCTAAAATAAATCCACTTTATAAATACATTTCCGCAGCAGCCATATTGCTCTTAATTTCTGGAATCACTTTTGTTTTTCTGCATAAAACTGCACCATTGCCTAAAAATGAACTTGCAGGAAATAAAGTTTTAGATATTTTGCCAGGTACCGATAAAGCGATTTTAACCCTTGCCGATGGATCAAAGGTTATTTTGGATGAGCACACCGCTGCAAATATTAGCGATACCAATGGTTTAAGAATCTCGAGGACAAAAAATGGGCAGTTGGTATATACCATTCTTGATCAAAAAGATTTAAAAAACGCATCAGCATTTAATACTATTCAAACGCCAAAAGGTGGGCAATATCAGGTTATTCTGCCCGATGGTACAAGAGTTTGGTTAAATGCTGCTTCATCTCTAAAATATCCTGAAGTATTTGTAGGTAGCCAACGTACCGTAGAACTCACCGGCGAAGCATATTTCGAAGTGGCTAAAAATAAAGCAAAACCTTTCCATGTTAAAAACCATAATCAGGATGTAGAAGTATTGGGTACGCATTTCAATATCAATAGCTACATGGACGATAACACTATTAAAACCACTTTGCTCGAAGGAAGTGTTCGGGTAAGCAATGGTAAATCGACCAGGATTTTAAAACCAGGAGAGCAGTCTGTTGCTGATATTTCGGGCAATGGCAGCATCAGGTTGGCTGCCAATGTAGATACGGATGATGAAACCGCCTGGAAAAATGGTTTGTTCCAATTCAATAATGCCAATCTGAAAAGTATTTTAAGTCAGTTAGAAAGGTGGTACGATATCAATATAGATTATAGCTCAGTTCCTGATAAAAAATTTAACGGTATGGTTCCGCGTAAGGCAAAACTATCTGAAGTATTAAAGATGTTGGAGAAAACCGGAAGTATCAGGTTCGAGATTGTAGATGGAAGAAATTTAAAAGTATTACCGGAAAAATAA
- the truA gene encoding tRNA pseudouridine(38-40) synthase TruA, with amino-acid sequence MSKKRYFIQLAYDGSLYHGWQIQPNAITVQELLDKAMSVFFRQPIETLGCGRTDAGVHATDFYAHFDVENVEELKVLNAITGINAMLPYQIAAKQIIPVHDDAHARFDATARAYKYYIHFEKNPFKLNRSWLVKDKLDVEVMNDAAALLLNYTDFSCFSKSNTQTFTNNCKITKAVFEQTEDGLVFTIQADRFLRNMVRAIMGTLVQIGKKEINLTDFKAIIESKNRSNAGQSVPACGLYLVKIEYPYIR; translated from the coding sequence TTGAGTAAAAAAAGGTATTTCATCCAATTGGCTTATGATGGCAGCTTGTACCACGGCTGGCAAATTCAACCTAATGCAATCACCGTTCAGGAATTGTTAGATAAGGCGATGTCTGTTTTTTTTAGGCAACCAATCGAAACATTGGGCTGTGGAAGAACGGATGCTGGCGTGCATGCCACAGATTTTTATGCCCATTTTGATGTTGAAAATGTAGAAGAGCTTAAGGTCTTGAATGCCATTACAGGAATCAATGCCATGTTACCTTATCAAATTGCAGCAAAACAGATTATACCCGTACATGATGATGCCCATGCCCGCTTTGATGCAACTGCCCGTGCTTATAAATATTACATTCACTTCGAAAAAAATCCTTTCAAGCTTAACAGATCATGGTTGGTTAAAGATAAATTGGATGTAGAAGTGATGAACGATGCAGCGGCATTATTATTAAATTATACCGATTTTTCGTGTTTTAGTAAGTCGAACACACAAACTTTTACCAATAACTGTAAAATAACCAAAGCCGTTTTCGAACAAACGGAAGATGGACTGGTTTTTACCATTCAGGCCGACCGTTTTTTACGCAACATGGTGAGAGCCATTATGGGTACTTTGGTACAGATCGGTAAAAAAGAAATAAATTTAACGGATTTTAAAGCAATTATAGAAAGTAAAAACCGCAGCAATGCTGGTCAATCGGTACCTGCTTGTGGCTTGTACTTAGTGAAGATAGAATATCCTTATATAAGGTAG
- a CDS encoding DUF4293 domain-containing protein — protein MIQRIQSIWFFLAALTLILMLFLPIATKVGNETEVAIYTTGLHQTLIGKSGSGFTVAFHLPLLITNIAVALICFINIFNYKKRSFQKRFAIVSIILIGGFAFWCSIYAQKLPGGIEGASFGFGAYLPALAILFVVLGIFGINKDERLIRSAERLR, from the coding sequence ATGATACAAAGAATACAATCGATCTGGTTTTTTTTAGCGGCTTTAACCTTAATTTTAATGTTGTTTTTACCTATCGCAACTAAAGTAGGCAATGAAACAGAAGTTGCAATATATACAACGGGACTACATCAAACATTAATCGGAAAATCTGGAAGTGGATTCACAGTGGCATTTCATCTACCCTTACTCATTACCAATATTGCTGTTGCACTTATTTGTTTTATCAATATTTTCAATTATAAAAAGAGAAGTTTCCAAAAACGCTTTGCCATCGTTTCGATCATATTAATCGGTGGTTTTGCTTTTTGGTGCAGTATTTATGCTCAAAAGTTACCCGGCGGTATTGAGGGTGCAAGTTTTGGCTTCGGTGCTTATTTGCCCGCATTGGCTATTTTATTTGTTGTGTTGGGTATTTTCGGTATCAATAAAGACGAAAGATTAATCCGTTCGGCTGAAAGGTTGCGATAA
- a CDS encoding RNA polymerase sigma factor, producing MKILRNSDDDYVLFDLLKQGDEVAFGKIYNLYWAELYNAAYKRLPEKEKCQDIIQNIFTDLWNRKTELDLEKPLAYLHTAVRFQVLKHISRSPKNNFFAESFENELISPLQTDGKLLEREVAELIAFFIKALPEKRRKIFLMHYFDGLSTAQISIELNISQKTVQNQLTTATHALRFRLTHLFLVVSVVITAISK from the coding sequence TTGAAAATTCTGAGAAATAGTGATGACGATTATGTGCTTTTTGACTTATTAAAGCAAGGAGATGAAGTTGCGTTTGGCAAGATTTATAATCTGTATTGGGCAGAACTCTATAACGCCGCCTACAAGCGTTTACCCGAAAAAGAGAAATGCCAGGATATTATCCAAAATATTTTTACCGATCTCTGGAATAGAAAAACAGAACTGGATCTAGAAAAACCATTGGCTTATTTACATACCGCAGTCCGGTTTCAGGTACTAAAACATATTTCCAGAAGCCCAAAAAATAATTTTTTTGCCGAATCTTTCGAAAATGAATTAATTTCCCCCCTACAGACTGATGGTAAGTTGTTGGAAAGGGAAGTGGCGGAATTAATAGCGTTTTTTATAAAAGCGTTGCCCGAAAAGCGCCGAAAAATATTTTTAATGCACTATTTTGACGGTTTATCGACCGCACAAATTTCTATCGAACTCAATATTTCTCAAAAAACGGTTCAAAATCAATTAACCACAGCTACCCACGCTTTGCGTTTCAGGTTAACCCATCTGTTTTTAGTAGTTTCTGTCGTTATTACTGCAATTTCCAAATAA
- a CDS encoding RagB/SusD family nutrient uptake outer membrane protein: MINKIYTKCTVLLAVVLLVASCTKLDFKPTDLILPEQAFRNITDVNLGVIGAYAPIDYSTLSYSSIVSDEAIYPQENTVGNSDAFRWLYNGSNGSVTGLYYTNYTAIDRVNRVLEAMEKLTFTGTDIALADRYKGELLALRAYLHFELLRAYASSYQTGALGVTYMQKSAIIYPARETFEAVIAKAKTDLIAAKALIPATFTDKTRITKTAVSAIQARVALYEKNWADAITYSTEVINALPLATKAQFPGIWTDANDAEVVWKLKRVTGDSRTGDFFFRQSGSYVLYAPSFKLIATFDQTNDIRFVPYIKFDNTRTGTKSKYLVNKYIGGTSSAPGLSDVKQFRTGEMYLIRAEARAETTGDAAGDINTLRAARINGYVNAVFADKTALISAIYDERYKELAFEGHRFFDLRRRNMVIERTAADVAATQSALTLSPTQAQYALPIPATEISVNKNIIQNPKY; the protein is encoded by the coding sequence ATGATTAACAAAATATATACAAAATGCACTGTGTTATTGGCAGTAGTATTATTGGTAGCATCTTGTACCAAACTAGATTTTAAGCCAACAGATTTAATTTTACCTGAACAAGCATTCAGGAACATTACAGATGTTAATTTAGGAGTAATTGGCGCTTATGCACCAATTGATTATTCTACATTAAGCTATAGTTCAATCGTTTCTGACGAAGCCATATATCCGCAAGAAAATACAGTAGGAAACAGCGATGCATTCAGGTGGCTGTACAATGGGTCTAATGGTTCTGTTACCGGATTGTACTATACAAATTATACAGCTATTGATAGGGTTAACCGGGTTTTAGAAGCAATGGAAAAATTAACTTTTACGGGAACAGATATTGCTTTGGCCGATCGTTATAAAGGTGAGTTACTGGCGCTCCGGGCCTATTTGCATTTCGAATTGTTAAGGGCTTACGCATCTTCCTATCAAACAGGCGCCTTAGGGGTAACCTATATGCAAAAATCTGCTATCATTTATCCAGCCAGAGAAACTTTTGAGGCTGTAATTGCAAAAGCAAAAACAGATTTAATCGCAGCAAAAGCATTAATTCCGGCAACCTTTACCGATAAAACGAGGATTACGAAAACTGCAGTTTCGGCAATTCAGGCACGTGTTGCTTTGTACGAAAAAAACTGGGCTGATGCCATTACCTACTCAACTGAAGTAATTAATGCTTTACCTTTGGCTACCAAAGCACAGTTTCCTGGTATCTGGACCGATGCAAATGATGCTGAAGTAGTCTGGAAATTAAAACGGGTAACCGGTGATTCAAGAACCGGAGATTTCTTTTTCAGACAATCGGGTAGCTATGTTTTATATGCGCCTTCATTTAAATTAATTGCAACATTCGATCAGACAAATGACATCAGGTTTGTGCCTTACATTAAATTCGATAATACACGTACAGGCACAAAATCTAAATATCTGGTAAATAAATATATCGGTGGAACTTCATCTGCACCTGGTTTATCAGATGTAAAACAATTTAGAACCGGCGAAATGTACCTGATCAGGGCAGAAGCCAGGGCAGAAACTACAGGCGATGCGGCAGGAGATATTAATACCTTACGTGCAGCAAGAATTAATGGTTATGTTAATGCAGTATTTGCAGATAAAACGGCTTTAATTAGTGCTATTTATGATGAAAGATATAAAGAGTTAGCATTTGAAGGTCATCGTTTCTTTGATTTGAGACGTAGAAATATGGTAATCGAAAGAACTGCCGCCGATGTCGCCGCAACGCAAAGTGCACTCACTTTGTCTCCAACCCAGGCGCAATATGCATTGCCAATTCCTGCAACAGAAATATCTGTTAACAAAAATATTATCCAAAACCCTAAATACTAG
- a CDS encoding alpha/beta hydrolase-fold protein encodes MKLNNVPYIFAVFLLCGILSCSKRINTFGKTKIDKSVDSIYLKQRIAEIKGLNTDGFTKASFKGTADTAIVYRLLKPNHAKSKLPLVIVFHGSNAVGTDNTSQLGILAKLFATDEIQAKYPAFILAPQFPSRSSNYVLDRNRNALTSVPQPCLTTALQLIDSLKSTLNIDEKRIYLIGFSMGASSVINALALKPDVFAAGISISGIPQFNQVNRLANIPIWLIHGNIDSENPFNSDKQFFKEVSYQNKTRFWEFDNLAHNDIFAPELLTYELPKWLFKNTRK; translated from the coding sequence ATGAAATTAAACAATGTCCCTTATATTTTTGCTGTATTTTTGCTTTGCGGAATCTTATCCTGCAGTAAGCGTATCAACACTTTCGGAAAAACCAAAATCGATAAAAGTGTTGATTCTATTTACCTTAAACAGAGAATAGCAGAGATCAAAGGCTTAAATACCGATGGTTTTACGAAAGCATCATTCAAAGGCACAGCCGATACCGCAATTGTATACCGATTATTAAAACCTAATCACGCTAAAAGCAAACTTCCATTAGTGATCGTGTTTCATGGATCGAATGCGGTTGGAACCGATAATACCAGTCAGTTAGGTATTTTGGCAAAACTATTTGCAACCGATGAAATACAGGCGAAATACCCTGCTTTTATTTTAGCACCCCAGTTTCCTTCACGTTCGTCGAATTATGTTTTAGATCGAAACAGAAATGCATTAACTTCAGTACCACAGCCTTGCCTAACAACGGCATTACAACTGATTGATAGTTTAAAAAGCACTTTAAACATTGATGAGAAAAGAATTTACCTCATTGGCTTTTCAATGGGGGCTTCTTCAGTGATCAATGCTTTAGCATTAAAACCAGATGTATTCGCCGCAGGAATCAGTATTTCGGGCATACCTCAATTTAACCAGGTAAATCGACTCGCAAACATTCCAATCTGGCTGATCCATGGCAATATAGACAGTGAAAACCCCTTCAACAGCGACAAGCAATTCTTTAAAGAGGTAAGCTATCAAAACAAAACCAGGTTTTGGGAATTCGACAATCTTGCCCACAACGATATATTTGCTCCAGAACTATTAACCTATGAGTTACCGAAGTGGTTATTTAAAAATACACGTAAATAA